In Neisseriaceae bacterium CLB008, one genomic interval encodes:
- the yidD gene encoding membrane protein insertion efficiency factor YidD, whose amino-acid sequence MSRLFKLIIRFYQLCISPLIPPRCRYTPTCSQYALEAITKYGACKGGCLAAKRICRCHPFGGSGYDPVP is encoded by the coding sequence ATGTCACGATTATTTAAGCTCATAATCCGGTTCTATCAGTTATGCATTAGCCCCTTAATACCGCCTCGCTGTCGCTATACGCCGACCTGTTCACAGTATGCGCTCGAAGCGATAACTAAGTATGGCGCGTGCAAAGGCGGCTGTTTGGCTGCAAAACGTATTTGTCGTTGCCACCCCTTCGGCGGCAGTGGCTACGATCCTGTCCCTTAA
- the gdhA gene encoding NADP-specific glutamate dehydrogenase, translating to MSEIQLDDFLLKIKQRDPHQPEFHQAAEEVFHSLWPFLEKNPKYAQRSILERIVEPERVIMFRIPWIDDKGLAQVNRGYRIQMSSAIGPYKGGLRFHPSVNLGILKFLAFEQVFKNALTTLPMGGGKGGSDFDPKGKSDNEVMRFCQSFMTELYRHIGPNIDVPAGDIGVGGREVGYLYGQYKRISNEFASVLTGKGMSFGGSLIRPEATGYGAVYFAEEMLKTRKKHIAGKSVVISGSGNVAQYAAQKCLEWDAKVLTMSDSGGFVHFPDGMTLAQWQELMVLKNDRRERLSVYAQEQGLTYHEGQRPWGVPCDVAMPCATQNELDEKDAQTLLANGCYCISEGANMPSTTGAVDAFIAAKILYAPGKASNAGGVAVSGLEMSQNSMRLLWSAGEVDEKLHTIMQKIHHMCEEYGYQDGYVNYVNGANIGGFTKVADAMLAQGLV from the coding sequence ATGAGCGAGATCCAACTAGACGATTTTTTATTAAAAATCAAACAAAGAGACCCACATCAGCCTGAATTTCATCAGGCTGCAGAAGAAGTCTTTCACAGCCTATGGCCCTTTCTTGAAAAAAACCCCAAATACGCCCAGCGCAGCATTTTAGAGCGCATCGTTGAGCCTGAGCGGGTGATCATGTTCCGCATCCCCTGGATTGACGACAAAGGTTTGGCCCAGGTCAATCGTGGCTACCGGATTCAAATGTCGTCTGCCATTGGCCCTTATAAAGGCGGTCTGCGCTTTCACCCCAGCGTCAACTTGGGCATTTTGAAATTCTTGGCCTTTGAGCAAGTGTTTAAAAATGCTTTGACCACCTTGCCTATGGGCGGCGGTAAAGGCGGCTCTGACTTCGACCCTAAAGGCAAATCAGACAATGAAGTGATGCGTTTTTGCCAGTCCTTTATGACCGAGCTGTATCGCCACATTGGCCCAAACATTGACGTACCGGCTGGCGACATCGGCGTGGGCGGGCGTGAAGTGGGCTATTTATATGGTCAATATAAACGCATCAGCAACGAGTTTGCGTCCGTTTTAACCGGTAAAGGCATGAGTTTTGGCGGCAGCTTGATTCGTCCTGAGGCCACAGGCTATGGCGCCGTGTACTTTGCAGAAGAAATGCTGAAAACCCGTAAAAAACACATTGCCGGTAAATCAGTGGTGATCTCGGGCTCGGGCAACGTGGCGCAATACGCGGCCCAGAAATGCCTAGAGTGGGACGCGAAAGTCTTGACCATGTCTGACTCTGGTGGTTTCGTGCATTTCCCAGACGGCATGACGCTGGCGCAGTGGCAAGAGCTGATGGTGTTGAAAAACGACCGTCGCGAACGCTTAAGCGTGTACGCACAAGAGCAGGGCTTAACCTATCATGAAGGCCAACGTCCTTGGGGCGTGCCTTGTGATGTGGCCATGCCTTGCGCGACTCAAAATGAGCTAGACGAAAAAGACGCACAAACCTTGTTGGCTAACGGTTGCTACTGTATTTCTGAAGGCGCTAATATGCCAAGCACTACCGGAGCTGTGGATGCCTTTATTGCGGCTAAGATTCTGTACGCGCCGGGTAAGGCCAGTAATGCTGGTGGCGTGGCCGTGTCGGGTTTGGAGATGAGCCAAAACAGCATGCGCCTATTGTGGTCGGCCGGTGAAGTGGATGAGAAGCTGCACACCATTATGCAAAAAATTCACCACATGTGTGAAGAGTATGGCTATCAAGATGGTTACGTGAACTATGTGAATGGCGCCAATATTGGTGGCTTTACCAAGGTGGCCGACGCCATGTTGGCACAGGGTTTGGTGTAA
- the rnpA gene encoding ribonuclease P protein component, which yields MQNRFERRYRMLKTDEYSSVFTLRRTKSNAFFQVFVGPNQLGHARLGLVMAKKVAKRAHERNYMKRLVREWFRCHKHTLSEKDFIVRAKKKFEREDYAEAVAALASLMQRQNQ from the coding sequence TTGCAAAACCGATTTGAGCGGCGATATCGTATGTTAAAAACGGATGAATACTCATCCGTTTTTACTTTACGCCGTACTAAAAGCAATGCTTTCTTCCAAGTCTTCGTAGGGCCTAATCAACTAGGTCATGCACGGCTAGGATTGGTGATGGCTAAGAAAGTCGCTAAGCGCGCACATGAGCGAAATTACATGAAGCGGCTGGTGCGTGAGTGGTTTCGTTGCCATAAACACACACTTTCTGAAAAAGATTTTATTGTCCGTGCCAAAAAAAAGTTTGAGCGTGAAGACTATGCCGAAGCAGTAGCGGCCTTAGCTTCCCTCATGCAAAGGCAAAATCAATGA
- the dnaA gene encoding chromosomal replication initiator protein DnaA, whose amino-acid sequence MQLTDFWLQCLTRLKNELSTQQYETWIRHLTVDESETNWIVYVPNNFMLSFVKDRFFEGIVAIHAELTPTSLPLILKVGKGQTVALAEAKKPSAAEAIMPKHVQSVPRVPVSVPVQPILNVNDTDEEKIKRAESISHTHENTRLNSAYTFDTLVEGKGNRLACAAAQHIAETPGDSNYNPLFIYGSTGLGKTHLVQSIGNRVYQLNPKAKVRYIHAESYVRDIMRAFREKSFDQFKQYYHSLDLLIIDDVQFISGKDRTMEEFFYLFNYLVDTQKQVVMTCDTLPNKIDGMDDRLKSRMSWGLTVELAPPELEMRVAILQRKAEQSNVRLAHEPAFFIAQSIRSNVRELEGAFKKVVATSKFLNAEIDTELAKYALQDILATTQRQITIDQIQKIVADYYHIKVNDILGKKRTRAIARPRQIAMTLAKELTQQSLPSIGDAFGNRDHTTVLHANKTINEFKKTDPEVSQDYEALLRILRN is encoded by the coding sequence ATGCAATTAACTGATTTTTGGCTGCAATGCCTCACTCGTTTAAAAAATGAGCTATCGACGCAACAATACGAAACTTGGATTCGTCACCTAACCGTGGACGAGTCTGAGACGAATTGGATTGTATACGTGCCGAATAACTTTATGCTGAGCTTTGTGAAGGACCGCTTTTTTGAAGGCATCGTCGCCATTCACGCTGAGCTCACCCCTACTAGCCTACCCTTGATCCTCAAAGTAGGCAAAGGCCAAACCGTGGCCTTAGCAGAAGCAAAGAAGCCCAGCGCGGCCGAAGCCATCATGCCTAAGCACGTCCAAAGCGTGCCCAGAGTGCCCGTCAGCGTACCGGTACAGCCTATTTTAAACGTCAACGACACCGACGAAGAGAAAATCAAGCGGGCCGAAAGCATCAGCCACACTCATGAAAACACGCGCTTAAACAGCGCCTACACTTTCGACACCCTGGTTGAGGGCAAGGGTAACCGCTTGGCCTGCGCCGCGGCTCAGCACATTGCTGAAACCCCGGGCGACAGCAACTACAACCCTTTATTTATTTATGGTAGCACCGGCCTGGGTAAAACCCACTTGGTCCAGTCTATCGGTAACCGCGTCTACCAGCTCAACCCTAAAGCCAAAGTGCGCTACATTCACGCCGAAAGCTATGTGCGCGACATCATGCGCGCCTTTAGAGAAAAATCGTTTGACCAATTTAAACAGTATTATCACTCGTTGGATTTATTAATCATCGACGACGTGCAGTTTATTTCGGGCAAAGACCGCACCATGGAAGAATTCTTCTATTTGTTTAACTATCTTGTGGACACGCAAAAACAGGTGGTGATGACCTGTGATACTCTACCCAATAAGATAGACGGCATGGACGACCGCTTAAAATCGCGTATGTCTTGGGGCCTAACGGTTGAGTTAGCGCCGCCTGAACTGGAAATGCGCGTGGCCATTTTGCAGCGAAAGGCCGAACAGTCTAACGTGCGCCTAGCCCATGAGCCGGCGTTCTTTATTGCCCAAAGCATCCGTTCCAACGTGCGTGAATTAGAAGGGGCCTTTAAGAAGGTGGTCGCCACCAGTAAATTCTTAAACGCCGAGATCGACACCGAATTGGCCAAATATGCCTTACAAGACATTTTGGCCACGACCCAGCGTCAAATCACCATCGATCAGATTCAAAAAATTGTGGCCGACTATTACCACATCAAGGTCAACGACATCTTAGGTAAAAAGCGCACCCGCGCCATTGCCCGACCCAGACAGATCGCCATGACCTTGGCCAAAGAACTGACCCAGCAAAGCTTACCCAGCATTGGCGACGCCTTTGGCAATCGTGACCACACCACGGTGCTGCACGCGAACAAAACCATTAACGAATTCAAAAAGACCGACCCCGAAGTCTCACAAGACTACGAAGCGCTCTTACGCATACTACGCAACTGA
- the yidC gene encoding membrane protein insertase YidC, whose protein sequence is MEFKRLISFAIVAMAILMGWNYFFPAPEPVPVTQQATTDAAGQSTTAPNGTAAQDSKLGKGERVEVTTDMFKATIDTKGGDLRRLELLKHNATGDENQQMVLLDDEPNYTYVAQSDLLGADGQYLLKDVAFSAAQNSYTLNGDTLEVTLTAPETNGVVVNKVYTFKKGSYEIGVRFEVANQGEAPVKLDAVYRLLRDGSTPEGESRLAHVYTGPALYTPEGGFQKVAFGDLDTDYSKGRDAADYERRAPSGWVSMIQHYFVSAWILEPKDQASACVQGGGDCQFDIRKRSDGLYSSGVRVPMAAVAPGQTGQLNMTLYSGPEEYSIMQGVADNLILSKDYGKVHIFASPLFWLLNEIHKFVGNWGWSIVLLTVVVKLVLYPLTSASYRSMAKMRAVAPRLTAIREQYGEDKVKLQQEMMSLYKKEKINPLGGCLPMLVQIPVFIGLYWALFASVELRQAPWMGWITDLARPDPYYVLPALMAITMFLQTFLNPPPADPMQAKMMKIMPIAFSVMFFFFPAGLVLYWLVNNILSIAQQWLVNRKIAKQTELARVEAKRQ, encoded by the coding sequence ATGGAATTTAAACGACTCATCTCATTTGCCATCGTGGCGATGGCGATTTTGATGGGCTGGAACTACTTCTTCCCAGCTCCAGAACCCGTACCAGTGACCCAGCAAGCGACGACTGATGCTGCCGGTCAATCCACCACCGCGCCTAATGGCACCGCTGCTCAAGATTCAAAATTGGGCAAAGGTGAGCGCGTCGAAGTCACCACCGACATGTTTAAAGCCACCATCGACACCAAAGGTGGCGATCTGCGTCGTTTAGAACTGTTGAAACACAATGCCACCGGCGATGAAAATCAGCAAATGGTGTTGTTGGATGACGAACCTAACTATACCTATGTGGCCCAATCTGATTTATTAGGCGCCGACGGTCAATACCTATTAAAAGATGTGGCGTTTAGCGCCGCACAAAACAGCTACACCTTAAATGGCGACACGTTGGAAGTGACGTTGACCGCGCCTGAAACCAATGGTGTGGTGGTGAATAAAGTCTATACCTTTAAGAAGGGCAGCTATGAAATTGGCGTGCGCTTTGAGGTGGCTAACCAGGGCGAAGCCCCTGTTAAGCTAGACGCTGTATATCGCTTGCTGCGTGACGGCAGCACCCCAGAAGGCGAAAGCCGCTTGGCCCACGTTTATACGGGTCCGGCTCTGTACACGCCTGAAGGTGGCTTCCAAAAAGTGGCCTTTGGCGACTTAGACACCGATTACAGCAAAGGCCGTGACGCGGCTGACTATGAGCGTCGTGCCCCAAGCGGTTGGGTGTCGATGATTCAGCATTACTTTGTGTCTGCTTGGATTTTAGAGCCTAAAGATCAGGCCAGTGCCTGTGTTCAAGGTGGCGGTGACTGCCAGTTTGACATCCGTAAGCGTAGCGATGGCCTGTACTCTTCTGGTGTGCGGGTGCCGATGGCTGCCGTGGCGCCAGGCCAAACCGGTCAGCTAAACATGACCCTTTACTCTGGTCCTGAAGAATACAGCATCATGCAAGGCGTGGCGGATAACCTGATCCTGAGTAAAGACTATGGCAAGGTACACATCTTTGCGTCGCCTTTGTTCTGGCTATTGAATGAAATTCATAAGTTTGTCGGCAACTGGGGCTGGTCTATCGTGCTATTGACCGTCGTGGTGAAGCTGGTTCTGTACCCACTGACCTCTGCTTCTTACCGCTCTATGGCCAAAATGCGTGCCGTAGCGCCGCGCTTGACCGCGATTCGTGAGCAGTATGGCGAAGACAAAGTGAAGCTACAGCAAGAGATGATGAGTCTTTATAAGAAAGAAAAGATCAATCCTCTGGGCGGCTGTTTGCCCATGCTGGTACAGATTCCGGTGTTTATTGGCCTGTACTGGGCGCTGTTCGCCTCGGTGGAGCTACGTCAAGCACCATGGATGGGCTGGATTACCGACTTAGCGCGCCCTGACCCTTACTATGTATTGCCTGCCTTGATGGCCATTACTATGTTCTTGCAAACCTTCTTGAATCCGCCACCGGCTGATCCAATGCAAGCGAAGATGATGAAGATTATGCCAATTGCGTTCTCGGTGATGTTCTTCTTCTTCCCAGCAGGTTTGGTATTGTACTGGTTGGTGAATAACATCTTGTCGATTGCGCAACAATGGTTGGTGAACCGCAAGATTGCCAAACAAACAGAGTTGGCCCGCGTTGAGGCCAAACGCCAGTAG
- a CDS encoding MBL fold metallo-hydrolase, producing the protein MALKYQINPVTPFQQNSTLLWCDVTKEAVVTDPGGDIELIQAAVAAQGLTLKAIWLTHGHIDHVGGVTRLVAQQPVPVIGPEQEDDFWIAQLPMQSQRFGFAPSETFIPDQWLHEGDEVSVGQETFKVFHIPGHTPGHVVFYHAAQGLLIAGDVLFRESIGRTDFPRGDHAALLHHIRTKLWLLPDETEVIPGHGPMTTIGHEKRYNPFLNA; encoded by the coding sequence ATGGCGTTAAAATACCAAATCAATCCCGTTACCCCGTTTCAACAAAACAGCACCCTATTGTGGTGTGACGTCACCAAAGAGGCCGTGGTCACCGATCCGGGTGGCGACATCGAGCTGATTCAGGCGGCCGTTGCCGCACAAGGCTTAACCCTAAAGGCGATTTGGCTGACCCATGGCCACATTGACCACGTCGGCGGCGTGACCCGCCTTGTGGCGCAGCAGCCCGTGCCGGTGATCGGCCCCGAGCAAGAGGATGATTTTTGGATTGCTCAGCTGCCGATGCAAAGCCAGCGTTTTGGCTTTGCCCCCAGCGAGACGTTTATCCCAGATCAATGGCTGCACGAGGGTGATGAAGTCAGCGTTGGTCAAGAAACGTTTAAGGTGTTTCATATCCCTGGCCACACGCCCGGCCACGTGGTGTTTTATCATGCGGCGCAAGGCCTGCTGATTGCTGGCGACGTGTTGTTTAGAGAATCGATTGGTCGAACCGACTTTCCGCGTGGCGATCATGCAGCGCTGCTGCACCATATTCGTACCAAGCTGTGGCTACTGCCGGACGAGACCGAAGTCATTCCTGGGCATGGGCCCATGACCACTATTGGGCATGAGAAGCGTTATAACCCGTTTTTAAATGCCTAG
- the purH gene encoding bifunctional phosphoribosylaminoimidazolecarboxamide formyltransferase/IMP cyclohydrolase: MVSIKRALISVSDKEGVLAFAQNLANNGVEILSTGGTAKLLADNGVAVTEVADYTGFPEMLDGRVKTLHPKIHGGILGRRDLPEHVAQMQAHDIGNIDLVCVNLYPFTQTINKPHCTLEDAIENIDIGGPTMVRSAAKNWGHVAIVTDAADYDAIIAEMAANNGQVSKKTRFNLSRKAFTHTAAYDSAISNYLTSLDDEVLAGEPKQFMFPQRFNQQFVKVQDMRYGENPHQHAAFYRDLAPAAGSLANYTQLQGKELSYNNIADADAAWEAVKSFNEPACVIVKHANPCGVAIAADTLSAYKLAFATDTTSAFGGIVAFNRELDGATVEAIVANQFMEVLIAPSFTADAKAVVAGKANVRVLEIPMLAGANEFELKRVGGGLLVQTPDTHQLTMADLKIVSAREPSEQEMKDLLFAWNVAKFVKSNAIVFCSQGQTCGIGAGQMSRVDSTRIASRKAGEAGLSLASAVAASDAFFPFRDGIDVIAEQGIKAIIHPGGSMRDQEIFDAANEHGMAMVLTGIRHFRH; encoded by the coding sequence ATGGTGTCAATTAAACGTGCGCTCATCAGCGTTTCGGATAAGGAAGGTGTTTTGGCGTTTGCCCAAAACTTGGCCAATAACGGCGTAGAAATTTTGTCTACCGGTGGGACGGCAAAACTATTGGCCGATAATGGCGTGGCGGTCACCGAAGTGGCTGACTACACCGGTTTTCCAGAAATGCTTGATGGTCGTGTGAAAACCTTGCATCCAAAAATTCACGGCGGCATTTTGGGCCGTCGCGATTTACCCGAACATGTGGCGCAGATGCAAGCGCACGATATTGGCAACATCGACTTGGTGTGCGTGAACCTATACCCATTCACCCAAACCATCAATAAACCTCACTGCACCTTAGAAGATGCGATTGAAAACATCGACATCGGTGGCCCAACCATGGTGCGCTCTGCCGCCAAAAACTGGGGTCATGTGGCCATTGTGACCGATGCTGCTGACTACGATGCCATCATTGCTGAAATGGCCGCCAACAATGGCCAAGTGAGCAAGAAAACCCGTTTTAACCTGTCTCGTAAAGCGTTTACCCATACCGCTGCCTACGATTCAGCCATCAGCAATTACCTCACCAGTCTAGACGATGAGGTATTGGCCGGTGAACCGAAGCAGTTTATGTTCCCACAGCGCTTTAACCAACAGTTCGTTAAGGTGCAAGACATGCGCTACGGTGAAAACCCACACCAACACGCTGCCTTCTACCGTGACTTGGCTCCTGCTGCCGGCAGCTTGGCCAATTACACCCAGTTGCAAGGCAAAGAGTTGTCATACAACAACATCGCCGATGCCGATGCAGCTTGGGAAGCAGTTAAGTCGTTTAACGAACCAGCTTGTGTGATCGTGAAGCACGCCAACCCTTGTGGCGTGGCGATTGCGGCCGACACTTTGAGCGCCTATAAATTGGCGTTTGCCACCGACACCACTAGCGCCTTTGGCGGCATTGTGGCGTTTAACCGTGAGCTAGACGGCGCAACCGTAGAAGCCATCGTGGCCAACCAATTTATGGAAGTGCTGATCGCCCCTAGCTTTACCGCCGACGCTAAAGCCGTTGTGGCCGGTAAAGCCAACGTGCGCGTATTAGAAATCCCGATGTTGGCCGGTGCCAATGAGTTTGAACTGAAGCGTGTAGGCGGTGGTTTGTTGGTGCAAACCCCAGACACCCATCAGTTGACCATGGCCGATTTAAAGATCGTCAGCGCCCGTGAGCCTTCTGAACAAGAAATGAAAGACTTATTGTTCGCTTGGAACGTGGCCAAGTTTGTGAAATCAAACGCCATCGTGTTCTGTAGCCAAGGCCAAACCTGCGGTATTGGCGCCGGCCAAATGAGCCGCGTGGACTCTACCCGCATCGCTTCGCGTAAAGCCGGCGAAGCTGGCCTATCTTTGGCCAGTGCCGTAGCGGCCTCTGATGCCTTCTTCCCGTTCCGCGACGGCATCGACGTGATTGCCGAGCAGGGCATTAAAGCCATTATTCACCCGGGTGGTTCAATGCGCGATCAAGAAATTTTTGACGCCGCCAACGAACACGGTATGGCGATGGTGTTGACCGGGATTCGTCACTTCCGTCATTAA
- the rpmH gene encoding 50S ribosomal protein L34 — protein MKRTYQPSVTRRKRTHGFLVRSKTRGGRAVLAARRAKGRKRLAV, from the coding sequence ATGAAACGTACTTACCAACCTTCAGTTACCCGTCGCAAACGCACTCACGGTTTCTTGGTTCGCTCTAAAACCCGTGGTGGTCGTGCCGTTTTGGCTGCGCGTCGTGCTAAAGGTCGTAAACGCTTGGCTGTATAA
- a CDS encoding helix-turn-helix domain-containing protein produces the protein MSKQDVIDETIRAAMEQYFADLGGENACGVYDMVLARVERPLLEVVLKHCSGNQTRAATVLGLNRNTLRKKLMQHEINC, from the coding sequence ATGTCTAAGCAAGATGTGATTGATGAGACCATCCGTGCAGCAATGGAACAGTACTTTGCTGACTTAGGTGGTGAGAACGCCTGTGGTGTCTATGATATGGTTTTGGCGCGCGTCGAACGTCCTTTATTGGAAGTGGTGTTGAAACACTGTAGTGGCAATCAAACGCGTGCGGCAACGGTTTTGGGGTTGAATCGTAATACCCTGCGGAAGAAGCTCATGCAACATGAGATTAATTGTTAA
- the thrB gene encoding homoserine kinase, giving the protein MSVYTSVTEAEMAVFLKDYDIGTLVSLKGIAQGITNTNYFVTTSVDRYVLTIFETLRPDELPFFLDLMALLSAQGVACPAPIPQKSGEFMHLLHDKAACLVSCLTGRDVTQPNAAQCHSVGAMLAKMHLATACTELTMANPRHAPWWTAESDRLLPLLSPADAELLQSTIAFLRDNSDAKLPQGLIHADLFKDNVLLEGDEVTGFIDFYYACRGSFVYDIAIAINDWAQNSAHQLDEALVQAFLAGYGSVRPLSEDELAYLPIAQQAGCIRFWVSRLLDYHFPPAGEMTFTKNPAAFRDLLLSIQQS; this is encoded by the coding sequence ATGTCGGTGTATACCAGTGTGACCGAAGCGGAAATGGCGGTCTTCTTAAAAGATTATGATATTGGCACTTTAGTGTCGCTTAAAGGCATCGCCCAGGGCATCACCAATACCAATTACTTTGTGACCACCAGCGTGGATCGTTATGTATTGACCATTTTCGAGACTCTACGCCCAGATGAGCTGCCGTTCTTCTTAGATTTAATGGCCTTACTCAGCGCTCAAGGCGTGGCTTGCCCCGCACCGATTCCGCAAAAATCAGGCGAGTTCATGCATTTGCTGCACGATAAAGCCGCCTGTTTAGTCAGTTGTCTGACAGGCCGAGACGTGACGCAGCCCAATGCTGCTCAGTGCCACTCTGTGGGGGCGATGCTGGCCAAAATGCATTTGGCCACCGCCTGTACCGAGTTAACCATGGCCAATCCGCGCCATGCGCCTTGGTGGACGGCTGAATCAGATCGTTTGCTGCCGCTCTTGAGCCCCGCCGATGCTGAACTATTGCAGTCGACCATTGCGTTTTTGAGAGACAACAGCGATGCTAAACTGCCGCAGGGCTTGATTCACGCCGACCTGTTTAAAGACAACGTTTTGTTAGAGGGCGACGAAGTCACGGGCTTCATCGATTTTTACTATGCTTGCCGCGGCAGCTTTGTCTACGACATTGCGATTGCGATTAATGATTGGGCCCAGAATTCAGCGCATCAGCTGGATGAGGCTTTGGTGCAGGCATTTTTAGCCGGCTACGGCAGCGTACGGCCATTGAGCGAAGATGAGCTGGCCTACTTGCCGATTGCGCAGCAGGCAGGCTGCATCCGTTTTTGGGTGTCGCGCTTGCTGGATTATCATTTCCCACCGGCCGGTGAAATGACGTTCACTAAGAATCCAGCGGCCTTTAGAGATTTACTGTTGAGCATTCAGCAGTCTTAG
- the dusB gene encoding tRNA dihydrouridine synthase DusB — MQIGPYELAEPVMLAPMAGITDKPFRRLCRGFGAALAPSEMITSDLSLQHTRKTVLRADHSGDVGPISVQIAGSDPAEMAAAAVANVAKGAQIIDINMGCPAKKVCNVLAGSALMKDEALVSRILQAVVEAVAVPVTLKTRLGWDDEHLNLPTIAQLAEEAGIAALAVHGRTRTQMYQGEAHYELIAAVKAQSRIPVTVNGDITSPQKAVQVLQATAADAVMIGRGAQGAPWLFRDIVGYLRTGELPEALSVAAISDVILGHLAEIYDFYGEYMGCRIARKHIGWYIAALPDAKAFRQQVNKVESSSEQWAMMATYLTQQQAALAAWPSAYRTGTE; from the coding sequence ATGCAGATTGGTCCCTATGAGCTGGCCGAGCCGGTCATGCTGGCCCCAATGGCGGGCATTACCGATAAGCCATTTCGACGGCTGTGTCGAGGGTTTGGGGCGGCTTTAGCGCCCAGTGAAATGATCACCAGCGATTTATCGCTACAGCACACCCGTAAAACGGTGCTGCGCGCCGATCACAGTGGCGATGTTGGCCCTATTTCGGTGCAGATTGCCGGCTCTGACCCCGCCGAAATGGCTGCTGCCGCCGTGGCTAATGTGGCCAAGGGGGCGCAGATCATCGACATCAATATGGGTTGTCCTGCCAAGAAAGTGTGTAACGTTCTGGCTGGCAGCGCTTTAATGAAAGATGAAGCTTTGGTGAGCCGTATTTTGCAGGCCGTGGTTGAGGCCGTGGCGGTGCCGGTGACGCTCAAGACGCGCTTGGGCTGGGATGATGAGCATTTAAATCTGCCCACCATTGCCCAATTGGCCGAAGAAGCTGGGATTGCTGCTTTGGCCGTGCATGGCCGTACCCGCACCCAGATGTATCAAGGTGAAGCGCACTACGAATTAATCGCAGCAGTTAAGGCCCAGAGCCGCATCCCGGTGACGGTCAATGGCGACATCACCAGCCCGCAAAAAGCGGTGCAGGTGCTGCAAGCAACGGCGGCCGATGCCGTCATGATCGGTCGTGGGGCACAAGGGGCGCCGTGGCTGTTTCGCGACATCGTCGGCTATCTGCGTACGGGTGAGTTGCCCGAAGCATTGAGCGTGGCTGCGATCAGTGACGTGATTTTAGGCCATTTGGCTGAGATTTATGATTTTTACGGTGAATACATGGGCTGTCGGATTGCCCGTAAACACATTGGTTGGTACATTGCCGCCTTGCCTGATGCCAAAGCCTTTCGCCAGCAGGTGAATAAGGTTGAAAGCAGCAGTGAGCAGTGGGCGATGATGGCGACGTATCTGACCCAGCAACAAGCAGCGCTGGCCGCATGGCCATCAGCGTACCGCACCGGCACTGAGTGA